A stretch of Imperialibacter roseus DNA encodes these proteins:
- a CDS encoding helix-turn-helix domain-containing protein — protein sequence MSETPNIQASFLGQIRLKLPANIAFAEELADLLNISRDSAYRRIRGETLLSIEEVTLLSNKFGISLDALLAQTSETVMFHVRQVSTTGFTFEKYLESIKGNLETINSFPDKELVYCAKDIPIFYYFPYPELAAFKMFFWMKTVLRYPELENKKFSSSHVSGVLKGIGDKIWSLYSKIPSTEIWSDETIIVVIKQLQFYLECGLFEDSKSYKVILGQLNDMIGNIRHFAEVGSKSTKPGEQGGAFSLYKNEILIADNSIFFKMSDKRVAFLTYNTFNILSTSDPSFCRSTEDHLANLINKSSLISSSAEKERSKFFNRMEKEIRLAEEHLEE from the coding sequence TTGAGTGAAACACCCAACATACAAGCGTCGTTCCTTGGACAAATCCGACTGAAGCTCCCGGCCAATATCGCCTTTGCAGAAGAACTGGCCGATTTGTTAAATATCAGCAGAGACAGCGCTTACAGGAGAATTCGGGGAGAGACTCTCCTCAGCATTGAAGAAGTCACTCTGCTTTCCAATAAGTTTGGCATTTCGCTGGACGCCCTGCTGGCTCAGACGTCAGAAACTGTCATGTTCCACGTAAGGCAGGTATCCACCACGGGCTTTACTTTCGAAAAATACCTGGAAAGCATAAAAGGCAACCTGGAAACGATCAACAGTTTCCCTGATAAGGAGTTAGTGTATTGCGCCAAAGACATTCCCATCTTCTATTATTTCCCCTATCCTGAGCTGGCTGCATTTAAGATGTTTTTCTGGATGAAGACAGTGCTTCGCTACCCCGAGCTCGAAAACAAGAAGTTTTCTTCCTCCCATGTCTCGGGTGTGCTCAAGGGAATAGGTGATAAAATCTGGTCGCTTTACTCTAAGATACCCAGCACTGAAATATGGAGCGACGAAACGATCATTGTGGTGATCAAGCAGCTTCAGTTCTATCTTGAGTGCGGACTGTTCGAGGACAGCAAGTCTTACAAAGTCATTCTTGGCCAGCTCAATGATATGATAGGCAATATCAGGCATTTTGCGGAGGTAGGATCAAAATCGACTAAGCCTGGAGAACAGGGAGGGGCCTTCAGCCTCTATAAAAATGAAATTCTGATCGCCGACAATTCTATATTTTTCAAAATGAGCGACAAGCGGGTGGCATTCCTAACATACAACACTTTCAACATCCTTTCTACGTCCGACCCTTCTTTCTGCCGGTCTACTGAAGATCACCTGGCCAATTTGATCAATAAGTCTTCCCTGATCAGCAGCAGTGCTGAGAAAGAGCGAAGTAAGTTTTTCAATAGAATGGAAAAAGAAATAAGGCTGGCAGAGGAGCACTTGGAGGAATAA
- the thiL gene encoding thiamine-phosphate kinase, which yields MSEQPKRTELAELGEFGLIDRISDRFKNNNASTLKGIGDDAAIVKTGDQVMLVSTDMLMEGIHFDLSYMPLQHLGYKAVAVNVSDIAAMNGIPTQITVNIGLSNRFSLEAIDALYEGIRMACENYKVDLVGGDTTSSASGLVISVTAIGEADPEKVSLRSGAKKGDIVCTTGDLAGAYIGLQVLEREKQVFKANPGMQPNLGPYDYIVKRQLKPEARMDIIHELRELNIVPTSMIDISDGLASELFHLCKQSGLGAKIYEDKLPIDTLTYNTAVEFQLDPITCALNGGEDYELLFTIGQEDFEKLKNHMDIHFIGYMTDAKEGRHLITKNSNAVELKAQGWKHF from the coding sequence ATGAGTGAACAACCCAAAAGAACAGAGCTAGCGGAGCTAGGCGAGTTTGGCCTTATCGACAGGATCAGCGATCGGTTCAAAAATAATAATGCATCAACCTTGAAGGGGATTGGCGACGATGCAGCTATCGTCAAAACGGGCGACCAAGTGATGCTTGTGTCTACTGACATGCTGATGGAAGGCATCCACTTTGACCTTTCTTACATGCCTTTGCAACACCTTGGCTACAAGGCAGTGGCGGTAAATGTGTCGGACATTGCGGCTATGAATGGTATTCCCACGCAGATCACAGTCAACATTGGGCTGAGCAACAGGTTTTCGCTTGAGGCCATCGATGCGCTTTATGAAGGCATCAGGATGGCATGTGAAAACTACAAAGTTGATTTGGTAGGCGGAGACACCACGTCATCAGCATCGGGGCTGGTAATTTCTGTTACGGCTATTGGTGAAGCTGACCCGGAAAAGGTAAGCCTGAGAAGCGGCGCCAAAAAGGGTGACATAGTATGCACCACAGGCGACCTGGCGGGTGCTTATATTGGCCTGCAAGTGCTGGAGCGGGAGAAGCAGGTTTTCAAAGCCAATCCGGGTATGCAGCCTAACCTTGGTCCTTACGATTACATTGTCAAGCGGCAGCTTAAGCCGGAAGCACGCATGGACATTATCCATGAATTGAGGGAGCTGAACATCGTACCTACTTCAATGATCGACATTTCAGACGGGCTAGCGTCGGAGCTTTTTCACCTCTGCAAGCAATCGGGGCTGGGCGCAAAAATTTATGAGGACAAACTGCCTATCGACACGCTGACCTATAACACAGCCGTAGAATTCCAGCTTGACCCCATTACCTGCGCTCTGAATGGTGGAGAGGACTATGAGCTTTTGTTCACCATTGGTCAGGAGGATTTTGAAAAGCTGAAAAACCACATGGACATCCACTTTATTGGCTATATGACTGACGCCAAAGAGGGCAGGCATTTGATTACCAAAAACAGCAATGCGGTTGAGCTAAAAGCACAAGGCTGGAAACACTTTTAG
- a CDS encoding Uma2 family endonuclease, with the protein METLKIDKTKDWTVDDYLLLGETNTPCQLINGELIMSPSPTPLHQIVLSNLNDVIKACSKKVGGLVLFSPLDLYIDNRNVFQPDLIFLSKSQSAYVTERGIEGPPELLVEVISPSNSYTDRYEKKNAYQKFGVLEYWILDPANQTLEIYYSTDWIKPTLYLAGEGVVTSSVLKELNFNLKDLF; encoded by the coding sequence ATGGAAACTTTAAAGATCGATAAAACGAAAGATTGGACTGTTGATGATTATCTCCTTTTAGGAGAGACAAATACTCCATGCCAATTAATCAATGGAGAACTGATCATGAGCCCATCACCTACCCCTTTACACCAAATTGTATTAAGCAACCTAAATGATGTTATTAAAGCTTGCAGCAAGAAGGTAGGTGGACTGGTTCTATTCTCTCCGCTCGATCTTTATATTGATAATAGAAATGTATTTCAACCTGATCTTATTTTTCTCTCAAAGAGCCAAAGTGCCTATGTAACAGAGCGGGGTATTGAAGGGCCACCTGAGCTTCTGGTCGAAGTAATATCACCCTCCAATAGCTATACGGACAGGTATGAAAAAAAGAACGCCTATCAAAAATTCGGTGTCTTAGAATACTGGATTCTAGATCCAGCCAACCAAACGTTGGAAATTTATTATTCTACAGACTGGATAAAGCCCACGCTGTACCTGGCAGGGGAAGGTGTAGTTACTTCCTCTGTACTCAAGGAGTTGAATTTTAACCTGAAGGATTTATTCTGA
- a CDS encoding 3-keto-disaccharide hydrolase, with amino-acid sequence MNKLSKFTISLLSLVLLVAIDTAHAQEANPLEGRWNLKVTKDGEELSSWLEIEHSGNHTLVGRFCYAFGSARPIAEVKAKDGKFSFAIPVQWEPGEGDMAFEGQLAGGQLKGTMRYTDGKKYNWTGTRAPKLAYVDNPEWGEPITLFNGRDLSGWHAMGENQWKVVSGVLTSEKSGANLVSDQKFNDFKLHLEFRYPEGSNSGVYLRGRYEVQIVDSYGMDPSSGLLGGIYGLITPNQMVAKKAGTWQSYDITLIGRRVTVVLNGKTIISDQAIAGMTGGALDNSEAEPGPLMFQGDHGAIEFRNIIITPRVEGKKSE; translated from the coding sequence ATGAATAAACTATCCAAATTTACTATTTCGCTATTGAGCCTTGTGCTCCTCGTAGCTATTGATACTGCCCACGCCCAGGAGGCCAATCCACTTGAGGGAAGATGGAACTTAAAGGTTACTAAGGATGGAGAAGAGCTCAGCTCCTGGCTGGAAATTGAGCACTCAGGTAACCATACGCTGGTGGGCAGGTTTTGCTATGCTTTTGGTAGTGCCCGGCCTATTGCTGAGGTGAAGGCAAAAGACGGGAAGTTCAGTTTTGCTATTCCTGTGCAATGGGAGCCGGGCGAAGGTGACATGGCTTTTGAAGGTCAGCTAGCGGGTGGCCAACTGAAAGGCACCATGCGCTATACTGACGGAAAGAAATACAATTGGACAGGCACAAGAGCTCCCAAGCTGGCTTATGTAGATAACCCCGAATGGGGCGAGCCCATCACTCTGTTCAATGGTCGTGACCTGAGTGGATGGCATGCCATGGGCGAAAATCAGTGGAAGGTGGTGTCTGGTGTACTGACAAGTGAAAAGTCAGGTGCCAACCTGGTGTCTGACCAAAAATTCAACGATTTTAAACTGCATCTCGAGTTTCGTTATCCGGAAGGAAGCAACAGTGGGGTGTACCTCCGGGGTCGCTACGAAGTACAGATTGTAGATAGCTATGGAATGGATCCGTCCAGCGGGTTGCTGGGCGGCATTTACGGCCTGATTACACCTAACCAAATGGTGGCGAAAAAGGCCGGTACTTGGCAGTCATACGATATCACGTTAATAGGCAGGAGGGTGACAGTAGTGCTCAATGGCAAAACAATTATCAGCGACCAGGCCATTGCCGGCATGACCGGTGGTGCTCTTGATAACAGCGAGGCTGAACCAGGACCGCTAATGTTTCAGGGAGATCATGGAGCTATTGAATTCAGAAACATCATCATTACTCCCAGGGTGGAAGGAAAAAAATCAGAGTAA
- a CDS encoding HesB/IscA family protein, which yields MNIGITDIAKNKIVEFREKEGHTNDHNIRVAVQGGGCSGLMYNLEFDSELKPTDEIFEDKGVKILVDKRSLLYLIGTTLDFSDGLNGKGFHFVNPNATRTCGCGESFAV from the coding sequence ATGAACATAGGTATCACTGACATAGCCAAAAATAAGATTGTTGAATTCCGTGAGAAGGAAGGACACACTAACGACCACAACATCCGTGTGGCAGTGCAGGGCGGCGGCTGCTCGGGTTTGATGTACAACCTGGAGTTTGATTCAGAGTTGAAACCAACTGATGAAATCTTCGAGGACAAGGGAGTTAAGATTCTTGTCGACAAGCGCAGCCTGCTTTATTTGATAGGTACCACGCTTGACTTCAGCGACGGTTTAAATGGCAAGGGATTCCACTTTGTGAACCCCAATGCGACCCGCACCTGTGGTTGCGGAGAGAGTTTCGCTGTTTAG
- the mce gene encoding methylmalonyl-CoA epimerase, with product MTNVEHIGIAVKNLSEGNAVYEKLLGVAPYKSEEVASEGVMTSFFKVGSTKIELLEGTNDLSPISKFIEKRGEGIHHVAFEVNDIKTEMERLRKEGFVLLNEEPKKGADNKLVCFVHPKGTNGVLVELCQEIR from the coding sequence ATGACCAACGTAGAACATATTGGAATTGCTGTAAAAAACCTCAGTGAGGGGAATGCTGTTTACGAAAAGCTTTTGGGTGTTGCTCCGTATAAGAGCGAAGAAGTGGCCTCCGAAGGTGTAATGACCTCGTTCTTCAAGGTAGGGAGTACCAAAATAGAACTGCTTGAAGGTACTAACGACCTGAGCCCCATTTCAAAGTTCATAGAAAAACGAGGAGAAGGCATTCACCACGTAGCTTTTGAAGTGAATGACATAAAAACCGAGATGGAGCGCCTTCGAAAAGAAGGGTTTGTGCTATTGAATGAAGAACCAAAAAAAGGCGCTGACAATAAGTTGGTGTGCTTTGTACACCCAAAAGGAACAAACGGTGTGTTGGTGGAGCTTTGCCAGGAAATAAGATAA